A window of the Janthinobacterium agaricidamnosum NBRC 102515 = DSM 9628 genome harbors these coding sequences:
- a CDS encoding 3'-5' exonuclease translates to MNTEPETLVVLPPYQGIQLDQVRLVKSGHDVQAALAALMAADAVGFDTESKPTFVKGETSTGPHLIQLSTDDTAYLFQVGPNPPSDVLKALKAILESPITLKVGFGLSDDVKRLRHKLGISPVQVLDLSVALRGGQRNDLGAKTAVAKFFGMRLQKSKKISTTNWATTRLSEKQILYAADDAQVALRVYRRWLAEGGKVAPSKAQRVPATAPATAPATAPATAPATAAIIIADKP, encoded by the coding sequence ATGAATACGGAACCGGAGACTCTAGTCGTCTTGCCGCCCTACCAGGGCATCCAACTGGACCAGGTCAGGCTGGTCAAATCCGGCCACGATGTGCAAGCCGCGCTGGCTGCGCTGATGGCGGCCGACGCGGTCGGCTTCGATACCGAATCGAAGCCGACGTTCGTCAAGGGCGAAACCTCGACCGGCCCGCATCTGATCCAGCTGTCCACCGACGACACCGCCTACCTGTTCCAGGTCGGCCCGAATCCGCCATCCGATGTATTGAAAGCGCTCAAGGCCATCCTTGAGTCGCCCATCACGCTCAAGGTCGGCTTCGGCCTGTCCGACGACGTCAAGCGCTTGCGCCACAAGCTTGGCATTTCACCGGTACAAGTGCTGGACTTGTCGGTCGCGCTGCGCGGCGGCCAGCGCAACGATCTGGGCGCCAAGACAGCCGTCGCCAAGTTCTTCGGCATGCGCTTGCAAAAATCGAAAAAAATCTCGACCACCAACTGGGCCACCACCCGTCTCAGCGAAAAGCAAATCCTGTACGCGGCCGACGACGCCCAAGTGGCGTTGCGGGTCTACCGGCGCTGGCTGGCCGAAGGCGGCAAGGTCGCGCCGTCCAAGGCGCAGCGCGTCCCTGCCACGGCACCCGCTACGGCACCCGCTACGGCGCCCGCTACGGCACCCGCTACGGCCGCCATCATCATCGCCGACAAGCCGTAA